One window from the genome of Synechococcus sp. PROS-7-1 encodes:
- a CDS encoding leucyl aminopeptidase: MKISLSPATLEAWSGSVLALGIPENDPQGLVAAMEQRFSLQLSGWLKQKPFSGKPGDCVSLPLLRSDCTALVLVGLGEASSVDRDRLRLAAAAAARAAQGQGGTLGLLLPWSSDSPEEDAAAAAEAVRLALYSDERFRSKPEPSPKPDQLELLGPLPGGFSQGLEAVHPVCAGVELARELVAAPPNSVTPTELARTASHLAHEHGLELTILERSDCEERGMGSFLSVCQGSDMDPKFIHLTYRPNGEASKRLVLVGKGLTFDSGGYNLKVGAAQIDMMKFDMGGSAAVFGAMRAIAELRPAGVEVHMLVASCENMINGSAVHPGDIVTASNGTTIEINNTDAEGRLTLADALVYACKLKPDAIVDLATLTGACVIALGDEIAGLWSGDDNLSSQLELAAQSAGEGLWRMPLHSSYRKGLKSLLADMKNTGPRPGGSITAALFLKEFVDAGIPWAHIDIAGTVWSDKGRGLDPSGATGYGVRTLVNWVRSQAGTTTT; this comes from the coding sequence ATGAAGATCTCCCTCTCTCCGGCCACCCTTGAGGCCTGGAGCGGTTCCGTTCTGGCCCTTGGCATCCCTGAGAACGACCCCCAGGGCCTGGTGGCGGCCATGGAGCAGCGCTTCAGCCTGCAACTCAGCGGCTGGCTGAAGCAGAAACCCTTCAGCGGCAAGCCCGGCGACTGCGTCAGCCTGCCCCTATTGCGCAGCGACTGCACAGCCCTTGTGCTGGTTGGCCTGGGAGAGGCCTCCAGCGTTGATCGCGACCGCCTGCGCCTTGCTGCAGCCGCCGCGGCCAGGGCTGCGCAGGGGCAAGGGGGCACCCTGGGCCTGCTGCTCCCCTGGAGCAGCGACAGCCCCGAAGAGGATGCCGCCGCCGCTGCCGAAGCGGTGCGTCTGGCGCTTTACAGCGACGAGCGCTTCCGCAGCAAGCCCGAACCCAGCCCCAAACCCGACCAGCTTGAGCTGCTGGGACCTCTGCCCGGAGGCTTTTCTCAAGGCCTGGAAGCCGTGCATCCGGTGTGCGCCGGCGTGGAACTGGCCCGCGAGCTGGTTGCCGCCCCTCCCAACAGCGTCACCCCAACGGAACTGGCACGCACCGCCAGCCACCTGGCCCATGAACACGGCTTGGAGCTCACCATCCTCGAGCGCTCCGACTGCGAGGAGCGCGGCATGGGCTCCTTCCTCTCGGTGTGCCAAGGGTCGGACATGGACCCCAAATTCATCCACCTCACCTACCGCCCCAACGGCGAAGCAAGCAAGCGGCTGGTGCTGGTGGGTAAAGGGCTCACCTTCGATTCAGGCGGATACAACCTCAAGGTGGGCGCCGCCCAGATCGACATGATGAAATTCGACATGGGGGGCAGCGCCGCTGTGTTCGGCGCCATGCGGGCGATCGCCGAACTGCGTCCTGCCGGCGTGGAGGTGCACATGCTGGTGGCCTCCTGCGAAAACATGATCAATGGCTCCGCCGTGCACCCCGGCGACATCGTTACCGCTTCCAACGGCACCACAATCGAGATCAACAACACCGATGCCGAAGGGCGGCTGACCCTCGCCGACGCCCTCGTGTATGCCTGCAAGCTCAAACCCGACGCCATCGTTGATCTGGCCACGCTCACGGGTGCCTGTGTAATTGCACTTGGCGATGAAATCGCCGGCCTCTGGAGCGGCGATGACAACCTCTCCTCCCAGTTGGAGCTGGCCGCCCAATCCGCCGGCGAGGGACTGTGGCGCATGCCCCTGCACAGCTCTTACCGCAAAGGGCTCAAATCCCTGCTGGCGGACATGAAAAACACCGGCCCCCGGCCGGGTGGTTCGATCACAGCCGCCCTGTTCCTCAAGGAGTTTGTGGATGCCGGCATTCCCTGGGCCCACATCGATATCGCTGGCACGGTCTGGAGCGACAAGGGCCGGGGGCTGGATCCATCGGGAGCCACCGGCTACGGAGTTCGCACTCTGGTGAACTGGGTCCGCAGCCAGGCAGGCA